In Pseudophryne corroboree isolate aPseCor3 chromosome 7, aPseCor3.hap2, whole genome shotgun sequence, a single window of DNA contains:
- the LOC134944027 gene encoding cyclin-dependent kinase 5 activator 1-like: MWNCMPFPCCRKARRPDEDSSGNHRTENSETARPAERRSLIARFRRFMSKRRQGKMGGTNITHLITECRKDSMLSCVDLPALIQASHDAPDKEPGRDQEVRSPAKSNMVQASTSDLFSCLMEFLCRRCKEFVELSPTYIALWITAVDNFLYQYWRNVSFITPTNLAFLYMLCREVMSSELLSEWELIASLSTCLYVSYAYVGSELSYPLMPFPVECSKEAFWSRCLYVINLMSAKMLRFHADPQYFAQVFEDLKAEGGQKDITSA, translated from the coding sequence ATGTGGAACTGTATGCCATTTCCGTGCTGCCGCAAGGCGAGGCGGCCTGATGAGGACTCAAGTGGGAACCATCGCACTGAGAACAGCGAGACTGCAAGACCTGCCGAGAGACGTTCGCTCATCGCGCGCTTTAGGAGATTCATGTCTAAGAGGAGGCAAGGCAAAATGGGTGGAACCAACATTACCCACCTCATCACTGAGTGCAGGAAGGATTCCATGCTATCCTGTGTGGATCTCCCAGCCTTAATACAGGCCTCACATGATGCTCCTGACAAGGAACCTGGTAGAGACCAGGAAGTGCGCTCACCTGCAAAATCCAATATGGTGCAGGCATCGACCAGCGACTTGTTCAGCTGTCTAATGGAGTTCCTCTGCCGCAGGTGTAAAGAATTCGTGGAGTTATCACCAACATATATTGCTCTATGGATAACCGCTGTTGACAACTTCCTCTATCAATACTGGCGGAATGTCAGTTTCATCACTCCGACCAATCTAGCGTTTCTCTACATGCTCTGCCGAGAGGTCATGTCATCCGAGCTGCTCAGCGAGTGGGAGCTAATCGCAAGTCTATCAACATGTCTGTATGTATCCTATGCATACGTGGGCAGTGAGCTCTCCTACCCACTGATGCCGTTCCCTGTTGAATGCTCGAAGGAAGCCTTTTGGAGTCGTTGCCTCTATGTTATCAACCTAATGAGTGCAAAGATGCTTCGCTTCCatgctgacccccagtattttgCCCAGGTCTTTGAGGATCTTAAAGCTGAGGGTGGACAGAAGGATATTACATCAGCTTAA